The genomic stretch CTCTTTGCTCCAGCTCTCAAGTAGTGGAATTCCATAATTACTTATCACCCGGACAATTTCATTTAGGGTACTTTTGTAAACTACTCATTAATGACAACAGTCTGATGAGCTAATTAACCATCTTTGTAGTTATCTAGCCTGTGCTGAATTGCTAAGCCCAAACCCAAGTTCACTCCAGTATAGTCTTTTCCACAACCAGAAACCCCCTTTATTTTCTTGTGCTCCCCTTGTACTGAGGCCAACATGGCTTATGTTTTCATAGCGTCCCTCCCAGTTTTGTTAGTGATATCCCCAAAGAAAGCCTTCTTTCCTTCATCCTAAACCTGTGTGACGCTTCACTTAGCCATCTCACCTGAACAAATAAGATCTTATTCTAGATTGTTATAGACATTCACCTATCCACACCACTGTTGAATGTCATACCTATTCCGCATAATCCGCCTTTAATACGGCTGGGAAAATCAAATAAGGAGGGCGGAATTTGTTTAAGATTAGCTAAACCGTCGCAGCATCAGATATAACTAATATGAGACAATGGAGAATAGCAGATTATTTCCCCTGTCATATGGAGTTTTGCTCTGGGACAATTTGGAAAATCGTTTTAAACAGGTGAGATGAGGAATGTCCCAAAGCTAACTGGCTGACAATCAATCAAATATGTTTCATAAAAATTACACAACGTGCTAATCAAATTAAACTTGGATGCAATTTGTAATTGTgaacattaaaagaaaaaaaaagttaatattatataaataaatcctGTGCTTTTCCAAGACAAACAGAAAAGAGCTCTTACCGTCTAATAGCATTATGCACGTTTTATGCAGAAAATTACACTAACCGCAAATTGCTCTCAACAATTCAAATATGTTAGAGTTCGACCACTTTAAAATGGGGTTCAGTAAGATTATAAATataaccgtttttttttttttttacagctctGTTATTACGTACTGAGAAGGGGGAGAGTGGGCCAATCTTATGGCTGTAGCGCCGGATAGCTTCTCTGATGTGGGCAGGCTGGATGGCACCACTTTGAGCCTCCATACCGCAGGCTGCCGCGCTCTGCAACAGACAAACACCAGAGATGGTTCCTAAATCAAAAACACAGCCCTCTGCTCTGCGCGAGGGGGTCCCTCACTCGCgcgcatacacacaaacacagccagACTCATGCACGGGAGCGTGTGTGAGAAACGGCAACTGGACCGTGAGCGTGCACATGTTAGCGGGCGGGCTAAACGTGCAAAAAAAGTCTGCAATGATGAAAAAAGGATCAAGTGCGCTGTCTGCACAGAATTATGCATGAGATTAAATTTGCATACATTGAAGGGAGAAGAAAGAAGCGAAATATACAAGATTCCTGTGATATCCAGCGTTGCCGTTATTTCCTCATTATTAGCCAACTCACATCCGGAAAACATCGGGTAATGTTCAGATAATTATATCTTTCTAAACATAttgcaggggaaaaaaaactcttgTGATAAAAAAGTAATAATTTTGGAGCCTGGGCACTACTTACATATAGGGTATCACAAGGAAGTGGAACCAAAGTatctaacccatatgtgactacACAAGTTAGCCCTGTCAAAATCGGGTCAGTGCAGATAAACATCTGGGCAACTAGAGCAGTCGCCTCCTCTGAGAGCTGTTGCGATGACGTCTACGGCGCCGTAATTCGATTAAGTTATTCCACTTTGATAATTTGAACAAAAAAGTTAATTCTCTGCTAGTTTATTACATTACTATCGTACATCTAAGACTCTAATCGATTAACAAATAAAACCGACTGTGTGCAGTTTCTAAACCGTGGAAGCACTTTCGTTATCTGAGAAAACAAGAACATGTAAACCGATATTGTACGTTATTTAAGGATAAATGAGCATCAGTATGCAAGTCAGGGATTTTAGGTAAGACATTAACATAAAAAACAGTTTAAAAAGTTTAAAACAACATGTGGTCATCAAAAAGTAGCAAAAGAGAAGTTCTTATTGAAGGACGAGATTGTATTAATAGATTCCAAACCTTTTTACGCTTCCTTTGCTTGACTTTGCTGCTCCCATCTTGGACCAGTCCCCCATTGCCTTGGGGCATGGAGTAGAGCTTTCCCTGGTGACCACCAGTGAGCGGCGCGTtgggggtggatgggggggTATTTTCTGGGGAATCTGGGTTGCTCTTCACAGTGACAGACTGTCCCTGGTGAAGAAACTACCCAGTCAGTCAATTGATCACTCCAATGATTTCTGATTTCGTTCCCCCATCTTTATAACCTCATGGACCACACCGACGAAAAACCAGACAAGGTCTGGGAGCAGATTCGCAAAAAAGAGCGGCGGCTCTCAATTATCTTATTTACAAAACAATGGACTTGGTCATAATAGTAAAAAGAAATTTTAAACCCCAGAGAAACTGCCTTTAGTACAAACCACCAGGACACAATCTCCAACTGTTCTAGAACCCGCAGGGTCAATCGGCCACGGCAACCTACAGATCGTACCCGTCTAGGGGACACTAAGACCGATCCTACACAGTCTGGATGAGAAACAGCCCTGGGGTTCTGGCCACAGAACTCACAAGGACCTCAACCCACAGCGGCCTTGACTCGATTTGACCCAGGGAAAAAAGAAGCGGTTTTACGGTTTCAGTGACAGTGAAGAACCCCGAAAGAAGAGTTCCACGCAACACACCACCACCTACCGCAAACTTGGCTGGGCTGTAAACAGTGGGGATTTAATATTTTCCAGGGGACGCACATGTTGAATAATGCATGATGCCATCCAGACAAGCGACTCAGAAGACCGGGGAGGGGTGGCAATACCTCGCATGCGGGATTGTGGTACTGGATGAAGGTGGCCGAAATGGCGTGGCTGAATGGGTCTCCGGTTTTAGGGGTCATGTCTTGTTTAACCAGCAGTGCCAGGTCTACTAACTGAAACAGGAGATGAGAAATAGGAGGACAAAACGTGTAAATTCATTATACAGGCTCCCAGTGTTTATCCCAGTAATGCTTTTGACATAATAGTGGTTTCAAGTGGGCAACAGACTTCTGGGAAATTCAAAATTCTCAAAATATAACAAACTGATTCAGTAACATAAGGCATGCTTGCcaagagaaaaaaagaaatgagATATATTTGTGAAGTGTCATGATCAGTTCCTCAAAAATATGCTATATATCGGTAATTCCTTCCACAATATTGTGATTTTATTTGATGGTTTACTTTTCTAATAAAAATTAGATTACTAAGATGCTTTTGTGCCTTCCCTGTCAAAATATTATCTTTTAATATCAAAATATTATCAAATTAGCCTCTCCCCAATCCTTCAGATTTTCATAACTTCTTTTCCATGTCATTAGGAATCACCGGTAAGTACAGCTAATCTCAAATTAACCTTTTAAGTTCACAGAGGAAATTAAAGCACCGTGACTGTAGGGGGTCCCCCCCAGGGTGCAGCAGGGGCAGCCGTAATGTGGTTTTACCTGAGCCACAGTCTCGTATGCCAAATATGACAGGATTTCCATGGAAACCACGTTGGGCTTCACCTCCATGGTACTGCAGTCCAGCCACTCGCGGAATTTGGAAGCTTTTTTGGCTGAAAACCCACAAAGTAGAATTCATTCATGAGAAATGGCCAGAGAACAGAACTATCAGTATTGTGTACAATATTTAGAAAATTACTCTCTATGGTTGCTACAGGGTATAATCAAATTTCAGAAGGACCAAAAGCAGACCTGGGATTTATAatatggttttacagtgatatGCAATAATAACGAACTGTCCTTAAAACAAGCACCACCTTTCGAAAAAACAATTCAACAGACAACACCTATCGAAAGCCAATGTTAAAACACCAACCAAACCAAAAATAAGCACAGGTAGCTACTTGTGAATAGTATCCAtgcaaaaaaattttaaaagccATAAAATTTCCTCATCTCGAAAGGTTGATCACACATGACGCATAATTCAAAAGTATTAGAGTATCTGCTGACGTACAGTAACCTCTCCCACATAGCTACGGTTAACGACAAACTGTAATACCAGCTTCCGTCGGTGGATCAGAGCAGACaacgtgattttttttaacgtaCTTGCACTTccttttaattgtgtttttaatttctgacCTTCAGCACGGATGCCATGCTTTCAGCCTCCCACAGGAGGAATACGGGGGGGCCCCGCGATCAGACTCGTAAATTTACATCCTGTCACCGGGACGGCACCTCCCCCAGACGGGCTGGCAAGGTTTGTCAGCGTGTCATTACGGCAGGAATGTGGCTATGCGGCCCGGCGTGGCTGTGTCGTGGGGGCCCAGCCAGGCCCCAGACGAGGCCCTCTCAGGAACGCATCCGGCGCTATAGCTCAGCTGAGATATTCACGCTGGGCGTCGTGCTGATGCATGATAATCCATTAAACAGCCCAGATGTTACCATACTTTCGCCTCCAGGGTCCTTATTCTATACAGCACTGGAatcctgtttaaactgacagctatacattttatatattttaatgaattAAAGTCTACATATAATTGCAAAAACTATAACAGTATTCTGACGCAAAGTGTAACCCGATTCAGACTTTTCCTGTCTGGCAAAATACTTACAGAAGCTGAGCTGCCGGCTTTCGCAGAATTCGCCGTACTGAGCGGGGTCCATCATCCTGGTCTGCTTTTCAATTCTCTGCATgtcagcgagggggggggggagtttggcAACCAAAATTACATGATCATAATCACATTTAGAACCTCAAGAGACAGGTAGTGTTTTGCGAAGCATCATTATATTAAAACAGGTTTCCTGTAAAACACATATAAGCATGCACGATTGTCATTTAATAAAAGGATATTACGCAATATAAGCATGTGATAAGCATTTATCCATAAATATATCATTTATTATGTCACAATGGATGGACACATTGGCACTGGGACATTATACAACAAAATACAAATGAACATCAAAATTTGAAATGACTTTACAGTTATTAGTAGCAAAGTAGCAAATGATAGAGCTCAATTTTACCACAAAGGAATGACAAGGAAACCTAACATTTGCTGCCTGATGCTGCTAAATGGAGTCCAGTGGAAGCATCTGCGTCTGGCCCATCGGACCGCACCCCTTTGCCAGCAGGAGCGGCAGTGACACCTCAAAGCTAAGAAGGTCTTATTTTAAGATAAAAAGACTGTGGGATCTGGGCTATCAATGTCACAGCACCCCTGGTGGTATCACCCTCACTCCTGGGCTTTCGTCCCATCTGGGCCATATGCTGGCAAATTTGTCAGTTGGCCAGTTCGCATTTGCACCGGAAACACTCCAGGGCGCTTAAATCTCATCAGTGCCTCCCCCCTCCATCCCAGAGGACAAACCGGACCATTCAAGTCACACTCAAGTCCCCAGGATTCCACCTCTGACAAGTGTGGCCCGGGAGGAACCAACAGGCAGATACGGATCAGCACTGGCTCTTATTTTACGCCACTGGATTTCAGTCCAACTAcaagacaaaataaaataaattacgaAAACTCCTTAAAACTTAGTACGGCAACATCCATCttagctatataaaaataaactattGAATTTAAAAAGGTTAATATACACTACCAATTTTGGCCACTTCTCATACCTACATGTTTGCGAGGAGCGTAATATAAGTAGTATTAGCACTTTACTAGGGTCCAGACCACCAGTTAGGTGTAGATGCAGCAACACAAGAATCATCACAGTCAATCTGCTGACGTGCATTGGAAGTACAGATGGGTGGTTGAGGGGCAGGAGGTCATGTGTCATGTGAACAGCACTAATAAAAGCCTCTTTTTACCTAAATCTTTTACTCTTATAAAAACATTAAGATGGTACTGAAGTCCGGCAATTTAACCAGTTAAACAGGGTGAAAAACAGAGGCACACACCCATCGTAGAGAGAAGCTATCGATGGAACTTTTCATCTGCGATCTGGGTGACAGGAGAATGACGTCAAAAATCGTCTACCGGCTAACTCTTTTTcaaataacaataaaacaaaaaaatcaactccagccATAACATTTTATCTTGAGCAATTCTGATGATAAATGCGAGCTTTTGGGTTATGATGTTAACAAAACAAACGATTATACCGAAGACTCATGTTGCGGTCCATACAGGGTTTTTCTGAGAGGTTTTCATCTTTCCTTTCGTAATATCATACGGATAGCCAcaaaaaataaagtattaagATTTATGAGTAATTTCCTTAGGAAGCATGACCTGCTACTGTCCTATTCCAAAACTCACAGTCAtggagttttatttttaaattcttcTGAGAAATACAAGCTTCGCTGCAACAGCAAAATCACCACCTACAGCATAGTAACTCAAACCATCACTGTCACTTttacgtatttttttttttcttcaagttAGTGTTTCGCACCACAGTTCTGCACTAGATAAGCagtatgaatggatggatgttagcgTTTTATCTGCATTTCTGTTTATTGGTTCCCACCTGGGAAAGATAAACtactagtttattattattattattattattattattcttaagtAGTGCAATAATTCGTAAGAATGTGACCTTAAACCCTTTAAAAAGTACTTAATTTATATGTTAAACTGAGCTAAATATAATAgagcatttaaaaatattacttcTCCCAAGACCAGGATTATATTACTGCAGAAATTTAATAGGAACGATACTAGGAAAACAGCTAAGCAGGGCTACCACTGATGGTAATCCTGTTACCTTCCTgcagctgttttttttctcaatgCATGTATAGCATAGTGATGATATTTAAATTGAAGACAGCTATAAATCTGGGATATTTCATGTCCTTTACTCCAATGAAGCAGAGGTCTTTTTCCATTGAACTTTTCTACAAAGTCTGCCCGAAAACTgaacaaacaataaaataaaatctataATTTGATGGGTGCCCAGGCTGTGCATCACAGAGATTCAAAAATAAGAGCTCTTCCCAACGATTAAATACCTCAGCAAAGAATGTCCCAGTTTAAAGAAGTTCTTCATGACCAAGAAAGGAAGCctgtgaggtttttttttactcCTCATTCTAGGATCAAATAAATCTTTTAAGCACTGAAATGCAATTGAGGAACTTTTGGCTCTCGGGAGAATACAAAACTAAGGCAAAAAAAGCTACAAACTGGCACCTCCCACAACATTTtctttatttgcatttaatcgGCATCGTGGCTAGTGTTAAGGGtgcctctctctcgctcatttACACGGTATGACGATGGCGGTGGTGGCCTGCTCTCCTTCTGGATGCAGGTTCCTTACCCTCGTTAGTATTCAGCCTGGGATGTGCCCTACAATTCTTGTCTGTGATTAAtgccaaaaataaaggggggggggggggggctcgcatTGGGCTGGAGCCGTGTGCTGTTTTGCGGGTGTCTGCAAAATATATATCCCCCAGAGTCCCAGAATAGCATCCATTCAAGACTCGCTGTCAACATGGCGTTACAACAAACACAATGCCGATCCCACACAGGATGACAAAGAGCCTTCTAAACATTTCCATCTGAACACGCCGGAGAAAGTCACAGAAAATAACAGACTGTCTGAGATCTTACTGCGTCCAAGAAAAGATTGATGGTTTGCCTGAGGAAACAGAGTCCAAACTGCTGACAAAAGCCCATCCTTGTCTAATCcgcagcaataaaaatgattcttCAGGCCTGAAATGTAAGGCCGCCATAAGCTGGAAAACAATTCCCATTCATCCGATATCGTAAACAGAAGATGGGAGTCTAATTACTCTGCTGTCGCTGCCACTACAATTCATTACTGTATTACATACCTAAAAATATAACAACAATATAACAAGTAGCCAGTGCTACAGTGATTACTCCCAAGAGAACAGTTTCCACTGAGACAAGCAAGTTCTTCTGGTAAACGTCTATTTTTccaattattaatattattcttAATAATACATCAAATGGATAAAGTTACTTAGGAACGTCTGTTGAAGCAGTGAGACATCAGCTATGTGTATTTCAGGAACACATGAATGTACtggggggtgcagtggttagcactgttgcctcacacctctgggacccgggttcgagtctccgcctgggtcacatgtgtgtggagtttgcatgttctccccatgttgtcgtggggttttccccaggtactccggtttcccctcccagtccaaaaaacatgctgaggctaattggagttactaaattgcccataggagcacatgtgtgagtgaatggtgtgtgagtgtgccctgcgatgggctggccccccatcctgggttgttccctgcctcatacccattgcttccgggataggctccggaccccccgcgacccagtaggataagcggtttggaaaatggatgaattctTTTTTTTGAAGACTTTTGCTGATTCAATATCGATTCACAACCAAAACTGATCTTTTTAATTTAGGCCCCGCAACTTTGAAAATATTTTTGAGGAATTTTATTCGTATCAGTCCTCTTATATAGGTGGCGCTATTTTCTCTCTCACCTATGGCAGGGTTGCAATGCTATTGTGCAATCACCTTACACTGCCATTTTGGTGCATTGTCAGTCACAGTAATTGAGTACTCCAAGCATGTGAatgcaagtcaagtcaagtcaaatcaggtcaggtcaggtcaggtcaggtcggaTTTTATTCTCATCATATTCACTACATTGCATACAGTAATGTGAAATGACATTATATAAAATGATAtgaatgcaaaataaataagaacGAAATAAAAGCAGATGGTATACAGAGAAACACTGTCCATTATGAGGATATTGCTAATCTGGTTTTTCAAAAGTTGTAGGTAACACTGAAGCAAAGCAACTCCTACATAAGTCTCGAAGttgaattgctttattttaggTTGCCTACAATTGCAGAGGAATCTAAAGAGGGAAAAGGTATGGATGAAATTTCTGTGTATTAATGGGTTAGTACaagtatattattatataatgattATCTTTATCATCGTTATCATGTAATGGTAACTTAAACGATTACATTGTTCGGTGCTGCAATGTTAAAGCTACAGCATTGTGCCTAGTGTTGCTGTCATTACACCAAATCTGGCTTGATCGCACATAAGTGAATGTGTTTTAAAGGTAAATGAAATCAAGTTGAAACTGAAGCAAGTTGGGCACTTGAGAATCAAAATCCAATCAAATTGTGTGGTCCAAGCCAATTCCCAGACCTAATAATGACCGCTATAAAACGATGACTCTTTCATAAAGTCTTTATAAAAGGAAAAACTAAGGAAAACCTAAAAATCTGCTTACTTCATCGACCAATTACTATTAATGACATTAAGAATTAGTCCATTAAAAGTGGaacaaaaataacataaaacataCATAAAAGTACATTTGAAGTGTAATTCAATAATCTCATTTATGGTCTGACTATAGGGAGGGAAACAACTATGGACATTAAAGCCTAGCAATAATATCAAAGAAGCTGGTATTAAGgctaacagagagagagagagagagagagagagagagagagagagagagagagagagagagagagagagagagagagacagagagagagagagacagacagagcgaGAGAGGAGAAATAGAGAGAGAATTTAGGGGAATTTGGGTGTGTAAGCAAACATTTGACCAACTGGCAGTGTTAGCGAAGACAAAGCGGGGGGCCAAGAAGGATGAAGTGCTTCACCCCCCGAAGATTCCACTGATAGCTAAAACATACCCATTAAAATACTCACAAAGAACAAATCCGGGGGAAAACCCAAGCATCTCTGGGCTACATCCAGAATGTATGAGACTTTGTTTTAATAGAAATCGGACGTATGATGTCTCATGGCaatatgtaaaattattttCACTTCTTAGGACCCTTCCAAGATTCTGAACGAAAACAGTAATTACATCTTCTGACTGGAAAGTTAAAagcggttttttttttgggacaaAAAGGATTCTGCTGAACTTTTTATATTCATTCCGTTCAGgattttattaaaacaaaaaatgtttttgttttacaagTAAATATCTGTGCTGAGAAAACTTTCACTCTGATTCAGATGTTCTGTGGTTATTGACACAGGCTATATGGGATTTGGTTGCAATGTGGTTGCTTTGCATACTGCTGCCATTGATTCCACACGACTACGGCAGGCTGGATAATAGTTAGCAGCCTGCATATTTCATTACTGCGACCTTTGTTTGTTGGACCTGTTATAGTGGTAACAGAGAAAGGATCATGCAGAAAGGTGGTGCTGTGGCTCCTGGATGATCGAGCCCGTTGAAGCTAAATGCCAGGCAGAGACTGCAGCCTAGGTCACGGCTCAGATCTGCACTGGCTGATTTACCAGTACTGGCTGGTGAAATAAATACTGCATGGACTCTGTTATGCGCTTCTGTGTCAGCAGTTTATTTTGGAGGGCTGGGCTGTTGGCCCTGATGCATGGCAGAGGTTCCACTCATAAGCAGTGGGAGTTGAGGCCTATGTGGAGCTCTAGGCAATACTTACTaatagtgacccccccccccccccccccccccaaggcaaaTGCCCACGATAATAGTTGTCAACCAAGGAATGCCCCCTCAGAAAACAGCACCCTGGGCAACTGTCCACCTTGCCCTTGTCAGGATCTGCCACTGGTTTTAAGAGGACAGGGCAGAAAAGGCAGCGGCAATTGAGTACAGAAGCAGATACTGGACAAATCAGAACTGATCAATCGGAGATTAAATACATGTGGGGatgactgtgtactgtgtactaGCTCGGAGTAGACATATACAGTagcagtgtgattttttttgggaTGTAGGGCTTCAGTACATGTGTATATTTATACACATAAACTTTATTAACCCCCACGGGGAAATTCTTATTTTTGCTTTGTGCCGTCTTGCTCTCCATGCAGGTGAATGTAAGATTGCGGGGCACAGCAAGGCAGCTGGGGGGGCTAAAAGCCTTGCTTAAAGGCCCACACACAGCCCCTGCCGAGGCGGGGCTCGAACCGGTAACCTTCTGGTCATTAGGGAGGGTTTGAGTCATAGTGATACAATTAAATTAATTCTATTGCTTTAAGCTACCCTGACAGTTGCATGAGGTAGACCTGTGGtcaaaaaaaacaatttcaacACCTGATTTAACAGTGTCTTAGATACAAATGAAATAAGTCGGGGGGACATTGTGAATCACACAGCCACAAAACCACTAAATTAAGCCTTTGCTCTTATAAATCTCTTAAATGCTGCGTCCAGTCACAGGCCTTGCACCCACCTCAAGCCGTTCCTGCTTCACGTCATCCAGATCATCCTCGTCCATCAGGGCCAAGAACTCCCCTGTCTGGTCAATGGAGCTCAGGAAATCCTGGACGAGCTTCTGCCTTTTGTTATTGCTGCTGCTGAATTTGTCTATATGTGGGTGCAGACAGGAAGAGGGGGGAACAAAAAAAAGGGCTGATTTTTGTCTGCGCACATCTGTAAGGCAGCTGTGAGTGTTTACACCTACCCCTGATGGGGCAGCTTGGGGGGACCCCCCACATACACCGACGTTATGCAAACATACTTAAGGGTTAACCCACTTCTCGGTTGTCAATCCATGTCATTTTTCTGAGAAATTCAAAATTTTATTAACCAGCTGAtgaattaatatattaatacaggTTTTGCTTAAACAAGAAATAATCGACGAGAAATTCAGCTGGTTCCTTCCAATTTACAAATAGCAGGTGGCTAGTTAACTAGAAATGACTATTCTCAGAGTAACTTTTTCTATTCTTAAATTATGTATAGTTATATCAGCGCACAAGACAATCGATTAAAATTATGCAGGTTAATCACGGTTCAAGCCATCATTCAATCGTTGTGTGGCAAAACCAGACAGATAACTTGGGTTTTCTGTACACAAACATTGTAAACAAACGTCATGGCTTCAGACTGAAAATGGGATGTCTCATTCTTTAATCTAAAACTTTGAGCATCAGTACAGCTGGGACTTCGTTTCGATAAATACATTAGTGACTCGGTACTCAGCAGGGTAAAATGTGACAAACTTCCTTAAACTGCAGATTAGAACTTGCTGATTTAAAGGCCAAAGGTTTTATTTTGTTGCAAGGTTTAAGTTTATTATGCTCAAAAATGACCGCATGAAAACGCTTTTGCacgaatgagagaaaagattcATGTATTATTCATTGCTTTAGATTTTACTGTATATGATAGTAATCAAGCCATGGAACTTCACAGCACAAGCATGAAAAGCGATTCTCCATACTGTCTCCCTGCTTCTACTCCCACAAAACAGCAGCATCCCCTGCCTTAAACCAAAATCCCTCAAAAACGTTTCTCTATATGTTAGTGACGCACTGTTTGACTTATTACTGCACAAAGAACCATTTCTCAAGGTCGTTTTATTTATCTAGAGAACGTATTGAAAAAAAGCCTTAGAAGACTAAGAAGAAAGTGGTTTCTGGCAGCAAATTACATGCGTGCTACAGCGATTCCTCAGGAATAAAATCATCAGGCAGAGAATTTATGGCACCTTAATAACTACTTCTGTAGCTTTCAAAATCTGGTTGATGTCAGATGACACAACCTTGACAAGGACTGCAATTACGGATTCTATGTGTAAACAGGGCAATTAAACCAAAATGGTACAAAATGCCAGTCAGTACAAACTGAACCTTTCaaaattacacaaatattttgttATACATAATTAGCcctttgcttttgtttttagcGCATCCTAAACTTGACATTGAATGCAGTGGGGTGTTTACATGGATAAGAGAGCTCAGAAAATTTCGGTTAGCTTAAATAATAAACAACGCTAATCTGCAGTAGAGAAGAACTTAGTTTTAATTCAATCATATAAACAGACAAAGGAAGATGCACATTTTTGAACACCACATTCCATGGAAATGAAGTCTTTCTACTTTCAATGTGTACAGAAACGCAAGGACTTTGTTTCTCGGATGGGTGGGGGAACTTGGTCATCTCAGGCAATAGACCAAAGTTCTTAAAAAACGCTTTACCTTTACTGGGTTTCCTCAACCTATACTATAAAAAGGAGATATTTATGCCAAGCAGACCCAGATCCCACTGCAGATTGATGGTAGCTATCTAAGTTCAATGCAACTTGACATTTTTCTAGAACACCAACAGAAAAATTTGCAAATAATATTGCAAACGAGTAGTTCCATAATCcacccatctgtccatccatcatccaaccATTTGTCCAGGTCCGGGTCATGGCTTTATTAAAATCAAGTTACAGGACTGCATTGATATTGATAATTAAACAGACATCCAGTGTGAAGTTTGGTTAGCACCTAAGTTTACAAGTCCTACAACCTATATACTGAACACATCAAAATGTACATTGTGGTGTAACCAATAAATCACTGAACTTATGACTATCCACAGTGAAACAGTGCCATTTTCCAGCTTTGAAAGCAGTTAATTTTGTTATTTG from Brienomyrus brachyistius isolate T26 chromosome 14, BBRACH_0.4, whole genome shotgun sequence encodes the following:
- the supt3h gene encoding transcription initiation protein SPT3 homolog isoform X4; translated protein: MRKDKKKVRRLLKYMQFRDYKSKILKSVDDDDLLDTDKFSSSNNKRQKLVQDFLSSIDQTGEFLALMDEDDLDDVKQERLERIEKQTRMMDPAQYGEFCESRQLSFSKKASKFREWLDCSTMEVKPNVVSMEILSYLAYETVAQLVDLALLVKQDMTPKTGDPFSHAISATFIQYHNPACEGQSVTVKSNPDSPENTPPSTPNAPLTGGHQGKLYSMPQGNGGLVQDGSSKVKQRKRKKSAAACGMEAQSGAIQPAHIREAIRRYSHKIGPLSPFSSVYRRNGMTFLAC
- the supt3h gene encoding transcription initiation protein SPT3 homolog isoform X1, producing the protein MSVNVSSPMSGSATLSAARGSGKAISFIPELQSMMFALGDARRPLHETAALVEDIVHTQLVNLLQQAAEVSLVRGARVISAEDILFLMRKDKKKVRRLLKYMQFRDYKSKILKSVDDDDLLDTDKFSSSNNKRQKLVQDFLSSIDQTGEFLALMDEDDLDDVKQERLERIEKQTRMMDPAQYGEFCESRQLSFSKKASKFREWLDCSTMEVKPNVVSMEILSYLAYETVAQLVDLALLVKQDMTPKTGDPFSHAISATFIQYHNPACEGQSVTVKSNPDSPENTPPSTPNAPLTGGHQGKLYSMPQGNGGLVQDGSSKVKQRKRKKSAAACGMEAQSGAIQPAHIREAIRRYSHKIGPLSPFSSVYRRNGMTFLAC
- the supt3h gene encoding transcription initiation protein SPT3 homolog isoform X2, with protein sequence MFLPTSAYSQYSIGKDSLTMKDTIERMLFALGDARRPLHETAALVEDIVHTQLVNLLQQAAEVSLVRGARVISAEDILFLMRKDKKKVRRLLKYMQFRDYKSKILKSVDDDDLLDTDKFSSSNNKRQKLVQDFLSSIDQTGEFLALMDEDDLDDVKQERLERIEKQTRMMDPAQYGEFCESRQLSFSKKASKFREWLDCSTMEVKPNVVSMEILSYLAYETVAQLVDLALLVKQDMTPKTGDPFSHAISATFIQYHNPACEGQSVTVKSNPDSPENTPPSTPNAPLTGGHQGKLYSMPQGNGGLVQDGSSKVKQRKRKKSAAACGMEAQSGAIQPAHIREAIRRYSHKIGPLSPFSSVYRRNGMTFLAC
- the supt3h gene encoding transcription initiation protein SPT3 homolog isoform X3 → MGRVACVRAAAFPVSWWSLPRSWPWFALGDARRPLHETAALVEDIVHTQLVNLLQQAAEVSLVRGARVISAEDILFLMRKDKKKVRRLLKYMQFRDYKSKILKSVDDDDLLDTDKFSSSNNKRQKLVQDFLSSIDQTGEFLALMDEDDLDDVKQERLERIEKQTRMMDPAQYGEFCESRQLSFSKKASKFREWLDCSTMEVKPNVVSMEILSYLAYETVAQLVDLALLVKQDMTPKTGDPFSHAISATFIQYHNPACEGQSVTVKSNPDSPENTPPSTPNAPLTGGHQGKLYSMPQGNGGLVQDGSSKVKQRKRKKSAAACGMEAQSGAIQPAHIREAIRRYSHKIGPLSPFSSVYRRNGMTFLAC